In Deinococcus proteolyticus MRP, a single genomic region encodes these proteins:
- a CDS encoding 7-carboxy-7-deazaguanine synthase QueE, whose protein sequence is MDAAKQPKYPVYERFYTWQGEGVHLGRAAYFIRLYGCPQHCPWCDSAGTWHPEYRPESVGLMDAQALADAVAAESPAGAVVIITGGEPILFDLAPLTDALHAIGRRVHIETSGIAPLRGELDWVTLSPKPTQKWPLPEVVAHADEVKIIVHEPQDIAAGLATLDGLRDDAVIWLHPEWSRAREREMRVLNAITEAVKADPRLRAGYQMHKLYRADDLDEHSDKRLIPLGGNERLGY, encoded by the coding sequence TTGGACGCTGCGAAGCAGCCTAAATATCCCGTCTACGAGCGCTTTTACACCTGGCAGGGCGAAGGCGTTCACCTGGGGCGGGCGGCGTACTTTATTCGGCTGTACGGTTGCCCACAACACTGTCCCTGGTGCGACAGCGCGGGCACCTGGCACCCGGAGTACCGCCCCGAATCGGTAGGACTGATGGACGCACAAGCGCTGGCTGACGCTGTTGCCGCCGAGAGTCCAGCTGGTGCGGTGGTCATTATCACGGGGGGGGAGCCGATTCTGTTCGACCTGGCCCCGCTGACGGACGCGCTGCACGCCATAGGCCGCCGCGTGCATATCGAAACCAGCGGGATAGCGCCGCTACGGGGTGAGCTGGACTGGGTCACGCTGTCGCCCAAGCCCACGCAGAAATGGCCGCTCCCCGAAGTGGTGGCCCACGCCGACGAGGTCAAAATCATCGTGCATGAGCCGCAGGACATTGCGGCAGGCCTGGCGACGCTGGACGGCCTGCGGGATGACGCGGTGATTTGGCTGCACCCCGAATGGAGCCGTGCCCGTGAGCGGGAGATGCGGGTGCTGAACGCGATTACGGAGGCGGTCAAGGCCGACCCAAGGCTGCGGGCGGGCTACCAGATGCACAAGCTCTACCGCGCCGACGACCTTGACGAGCACAGCGACAAGCGCCTCATTCCACTGGGCGGCAACGAAAGGTTAGGGTACTAG
- the queC gene encoding 7-cyano-7-deazaguanine synthase QueC, with product MTETTNPRAVVLLSGGLDSSTVLGLAVRSGLEATALSFRYGQRHTVELERAAQIAAHFGAAHRVVDINIGSFGGSALTDEGLAVPQEATPDGVIPPTYVPGRNTVFIAVGLSLAEAIDAGSLHLGITAVDYSGYPDCRPDYLAAYQTLADLATVAGREGRGARLVAPLLEMSKVDIVRTALEVGVPVHLTWSCYSGGSEPCGLCDSCRIRDEALLSAGHPELMTRVGRGRLGV from the coding sequence ATGACGGAAACGACGAACCCCCGCGCCGTGGTGCTGCTGTCGGGCGGGCTGGATTCCAGCACCGTGCTGGGCCTGGCGGTGCGGAGCGGGCTGGAGGCCACCGCACTCAGCTTTCGCTACGGCCAGCGCCACACGGTGGAACTGGAGCGGGCCGCGCAGATTGCCGCGCACTTCGGAGCCGCTCACCGCGTGGTAGATATCAACATTGGCAGTTTCGGCGGCAGCGCCCTGACCGACGAAGGCCTGGCTGTGCCGCAGGAAGCCACGCCTGACGGGGTCATTCCCCCCACGTATGTGCCTGGGCGCAACACGGTATTTATCGCGGTGGGCCTGTCCCTGGCCGAAGCGATAGACGCGGGCAGCCTGCACCTGGGCATCACCGCCGTGGACTACAGCGGCTATCCCGACTGCCGCCCCGACTACCTGGCGGCCTACCAGACGTTGGCGGACCTGGCGACTGTGGCAGGCCGCGAAGGACGCGGCGCACGGCTGGTGGCCCCACTGCTGGAAATGAGCAAAGTGGACATCGTCCGCACGGCGCTGGAAGTAGGCGTGCCTGTGCACCTGACCTGGAGCTGCTACAGCGGCGGCAGCGAACCCTGCGGCCTGTGCGATAGCTGCCGCATCCGCGACGAAGCCCTGTTGAGCGCGGGGCACCCCGAACTGATGACCAGGGTAGGGCGGGGGCGGCTGGGGGTTTAA
- a CDS encoding 6-pyruvoyl trahydropterin synthase family protein, which yields MPWKLSTEFTFDSAHIIEGYDGPCGRLHGHTYRVRMELQSDRLRPSAHVKRDIMVADFKSLKWAKKDVEQGGLDHMFLNEHPDLGSDTTAEVIAAFLHRETMRRIRENLAEGDDGADLHLRVFLWETPESCCEYWE from the coding sequence ATGCCCTGGAAGCTGTCTACCGAATTCACCTTCGACTCGGCCCACATCATCGAGGGCTACGACGGCCCTTGCGGACGGCTGCACGGGCACACCTACCGCGTGCGAATGGAGCTGCAAAGTGACCGCCTGCGCCCCAGCGCCCATGTGAAGCGCGACATCATGGTGGCGGATTTCAAGAGCCTGAAATGGGCCAAAAAGGACGTGGAGCAGGGCGGCCTGGACCACATGTTCCTGAACGAGCACCCCGACCTCGGCAGCGACACCACCGCCGAAGTCATCGCTGCGTTCCTGCACCGCGAAACCATGCGCCGCATCCGCGAAAACCTAGCTGAAGGCGACGACGGTGCCGACCTGCACCTGCGGGTCTTCCTGTGGGAAACGCCGGAGTCGTGCTGTGAGTACTGGGAGTGA
- a CDS encoding KH domain-containing protein — protein sequence MNRDTDYSFGPQAGEPDIDVAELVEFLAGQVVDDPAGVQVSRQGQTLLIRVGEGEEGRLIGRQGRVIQAIRTLARSATPPRARLNVDLDGPRSAQGSSAQGKGGFQGRRERRS from the coding sequence ATGAACCGCGACACAGACTATTCTTTCGGCCCCCAAGCGGGCGAGCCGGACATTGACGTGGCCGAGCTGGTGGAGTTTCTGGCCGGGCAGGTGGTGGACGACCCCGCCGGCGTGCAGGTCAGCCGCCAGGGCCAGACCCTGCTGATTCGGGTGGGCGAAGGCGAAGAAGGCCGCCTGATCGGCCGTCAGGGCCGTGTCATTCAGGCCATTCGCACGCTGGCCCGCAGCGCCACACCGCCCCGCGCCCGCCTGAACGTGGACCTGGACGGTCCGCGTAGTGCACAGGGCAGCAGTGCACAGGGTAAGGGCGGCTTCCAGGGCCGCCGGGAGCGCCGCTCTTGA
- the trmD gene encoding tRNA (guanosine(37)-N1)-methyltransferase TrmD — protein MTTPALTFSVLTLFPELLRPFASEALLGKAQARGLVDVRLHDLRDWAANKHHKVDDTPYGGGAGMVIRVDVVARALDALRAERPIDEVVMLTPAGETFRQATAEAWAAQGGHWVILCGRYEGFDARVERLVTREVSIGDFVMMGGEAAAACIMEAVSRLVPGVLGAEASHQDDSFSSGLLDYPEYTRPPEWAGEGVPAVLQSGNHAAIAAWRRAQALGKTYQRRPDLLPTAGLTPLDSAELLRLGATAEQLQGWNAPEPPAPKRGKRRQKTEPSNEGD, from the coding sequence GTGACTACGCCCGCCCTGACTTTTTCCGTCCTTACCCTGTTCCCCGAGCTGCTGCGCCCCTTTGCCAGCGAAGCCCTGCTGGGCAAGGCGCAGGCGCGGGGGCTGGTGGATGTGCGGCTGCATGACCTGCGCGACTGGGCCGCCAACAAGCACCACAAGGTAGACGACACCCCCTACGGCGGCGGCGCGGGCATGGTGATTCGGGTGGATGTGGTGGCCCGCGCCCTGGACGCTCTACGTGCCGAGCGACCTATTGATGAGGTGGTGATGCTGACCCCCGCCGGTGAAACCTTCCGTCAGGCCACCGCTGAAGCCTGGGCCGCGCAGGGGGGGCACTGGGTCATCCTCTGCGGGCGCTACGAGGGCTTCGATGCCCGTGTGGAGCGGCTGGTGACCCGCGAGGTCAGCATCGGTGACTTTGTGATGATGGGCGGTGAAGCGGCGGCGGCCTGCATCATGGAAGCGGTGTCGCGGCTGGTCCCTGGGGTGCTGGGCGCGGAGGCCTCGCATCAGGACGATTCCTTCAGCTCGGGCCTGCTGGATTACCCCGAGTACACCCGCCCGCCCGAGTGGGCAGGGGAGGGCGTACCCGCCGTGCTGCAAAGCGGCAACCACGCCGCTATTGCCGCCTGGCGGCGGGCGCAGGCACTGGGCAAAACCTACCAGCGCCGCCCCGACCTGCTGCCCACCGCTGGCCTGACCCCGCTCGACAGCGCCGAACTGCTCAGGCTGGGCGCGACAGCGGAGCAGTTGCAGGGCTGGAACGCCCCCGAACCTCCTGCGCCCAAGCGGGGGAAGAGGCGGCAAAAGACCGAACCGTCAAACGAAGGTGATTAA
- a CDS encoding TetR family transcriptional regulator C-terminal domain-containing protein encodes MARRVDPVQDRQRRTALVGAAYQAIFERGYHAVTLADIAAEAGVSRGTLMYHFGSKAGLLTAAMQRFTRTMTAATRRALRQAGTPEAKLRAYVENQFYGVENTRRFYTVWLDFQSAATHDPALMTVQREFLAQTHALDLELARLGASDGADARARQLRALVEGLSLRFVADAAPDLEAYRRECESGVRALLGLAATGDSAP; translated from the coding sequence ATGGCCCGCCGGGTAGACCCCGTTCAGGACCGGCAGCGCCGCACCGCACTGGTGGGAGCGGCGTATCAGGCCATCTTCGAACGCGGCTACCACGCGGTGACCCTGGCCGATATCGCCGCCGAGGCCGGAGTGAGCCGGGGCACGCTGATGTACCACTTCGGCTCCAAGGCGGGCCTGCTGACGGCGGCCATGCAGCGCTTTACCCGCACCATGACCGCCGCCACCCGCCGGGCGCTGCGGCAGGCCGGCACCCCCGAAGCCAAACTGCGGGCCTACGTGGAAAACCAGTTCTACGGCGTCGAGAACACCCGCCGCTTCTATACCGTGTGGCTGGACTTTCAGAGCGCCGCCACCCACGACCCCGCGCTGATGACCGTGCAGCGCGAGTTTCTGGCCCAGACCCACGCGCTGGACCTGGAACTGGCTCGGCTGGGCGCCAGCGACGGTGCCGACGCCCGCGCCCGGCAGCTGCGGGCTTTGGTGGAGGGCCTCAGCCTGCGCTTCGTGGCGGATGCAGCCCCGGACCTGGAAGCGTACCGGCGGGAATGTGAGAGCGGGGTGCGGGCGTTGCTGGGCTTAGCGGCCACGGGCGACTCCGCTCCCTGA
- the truB gene encoding tRNA pseudouridine(55) synthase TruB, producing the protein MPVFAVDKPLNLTSHDVVGRVRRLRGTRRVGHTGTLDPLATGVLVVAVEDSTKVVQFMERDSKDYLAWISLGAGTPTLDAEGPVEVQAPVPPLTAEAVEAALAQFVGNIEQVPPQYSAIQVGGVRAYDVARRGGTLDLPARPVTIHRLDLLGSYPTLAEAPAHVSRGADGWQPDPAGRPVPLPPALGDFPTLLVRASVGSGTYLRSLARDLGAALGVPAHLAGLLRTRAGRYDLADCLELDAVAEAAGHSDLSALPFEVVEVPAQTATELRQGKRPRRPETGRLTVTHAGELVAVVDGDGAQWKVVRAWAGEKEG; encoded by the coding sequence ATGCCTGTATTTGCCGTGGACAAACCGCTGAACCTCACTTCTCACGATGTGGTGGGCCGGGTACGGCGGCTGCGTGGCACGCGGCGGGTGGGCCACACCGGCACGCTGGACCCGCTGGCGACGGGGGTGCTGGTGGTGGCGGTGGAGGACAGCACCAAGGTGGTGCAGTTCATGGAGCGCGACTCCAAGGATTACCTGGCCTGGATAAGCCTCGGCGCAGGCACGCCCACCCTTGACGCCGAAGGCCCGGTTGAGGTGCAGGCCCCCGTCCCGCCGCTGACGGCTGAAGCGGTAGAGGCCGCGCTGGCGCAGTTCGTGGGCAATATCGAGCAAGTGCCTCCGCAATATTCGGCCATTCAGGTGGGCGGCGTGCGGGCGTACGACGTGGCGCGGCGGGGGGGCACGCTGGACCTGCCCGCGCGGCCCGTGACCATTCACCGCCTGGACCTGCTGGGTAGTTACCCCACCCTGGCCGAGGCTCCAGCTCACGTCAGCCGGGGCGCGGACGGCTGGCAGCCTGACCCCGCTGGCCGCCCGGTGCCCCTGCCGCCCGCGCTGGGCGACTTTCCGACGCTGCTGGTGCGGGCGTCGGTGGGCAGCGGCACCTATCTGCGCTCGCTGGCACGTGACCTCGGTGCGGCGCTGGGCGTGCCTGCCCACCTCGCGGGACTGCTGCGGACCCGTGCAGGCCGCTACGACCTGGCGGACTGCCTGGAGCTGGACGCAGTTGCAGAAGCCGCAGGCCACAGCGACCTGAGCGCCCTGCCGTTTGAGGTGGTAGAGGTGCCCGCGCAGACCGCCACCGAGCTGAGGCAGGGCAAGCGCCCCCGCCGCCCCGAAACCGGCCGTCTGACCGTGACCCACGCGGGCGAGCTGGTGGCGGTGGTGGACGGTGACGGCGCACAGTGGAAAGTTGTGCGGGCCTGGGCAGGGGAGAAGGAGGGCTGA
- the rimM gene encoding ribosome maturation factor RimM (Essential for efficient processing of 16S rRNA) produces MTATKKAPENTTRVGYFLGPQGLKGGVKLFVLGEAEQLVDLPRVWVEGWGWLKLRRAELLYPGIALHLSGIETREAAADLRGANVYAHDDELPALEEGSYYYHQLRGLPVLDSAGEHLGEVVDVMDMGHQDLLVVSHDYGESQVPLQAPYVLIEAGEDGEPARVRLTEDTPAGLLGDDDDYDEHDDYDDADDGAEDAGE; encoded by the coding sequence TTGACCGCTACCAAAAAGGCCCCTGAGAACACCACCCGCGTCGGCTATTTTCTGGGGCCGCAGGGGCTAAAAGGTGGCGTGAAACTGTTCGTGCTGGGCGAGGCTGAGCAGTTGGTGGACCTGCCCCGCGTGTGGGTGGAAGGCTGGGGCTGGCTGAAGCTGCGCCGCGCCGAGCTGCTGTACCCCGGCATCGCGCTGCACCTCAGCGGTATCGAGACCCGCGAGGCCGCCGCCGACCTGCGCGGAGCCAATGTCTACGCCCACGACGACGAGTTGCCCGCACTGGAAGAGGGCAGCTACTACTACCACCAACTGCGCGGCCTGCCCGTGCTGGATAGCGCTGGCGAGCACCTAGGCGAAGTGGTAGACGTGATGGACATGGGCCATCAGGACCTGCTGGTGGTATCGCATGACTACGGCGAGTCGCAGGTGCCGCTGCAAGCGCCTTACGTGCTGATTGAAGCGGGCGAGGACGGCGAACCTGCCCGCGTGCGCCTGACCGAAGACACCCCCGCTGGCCTGCTGGGCGACGACGATGATTACGACGAGCACGACGACTACGACGACGCTGACGATGGCGCGGAGGACGCAGGCGAGTGA